The Aureimonas mangrovi genome includes a region encoding these proteins:
- a CDS encoding NADH:ubiquinone oxidoreductase subunit NDUFA12 produces MEWLTQIFTWWNGQTIGTRFYTWRFGERVGEDERGNVFYRTADGKRRWVIYNGPAEASAIGAGWHGWMHHRTDVAPPQENYVAREWEKPHQENLTGTGRAYRPKGSILNTSERPRVTGDYDAWQP; encoded by the coding sequence ATGGAATGGCTGACGCAGATCTTCACCTGGTGGAACGGCCAGACGATCGGCACGCGCTTCTACACCTGGCGCTTCGGCGAGCGGGTCGGCGAGGATGAGCGCGGCAACGTCTTCTATCGTACCGCCGACGGCAAGCGCCGCTGGGTGATCTACAACGGTCCCGCCGAGGCGAGCGCCATCGGTGCCGGCTGGCACGGCTGGATGCATCACCGCACCGACGTTGCCCCGCCGCAGGAGAACTACGTCGCGCGCGAGTGGGAGAAGCCGCATCAGGAGAACCTGACCGGCACCGGCCGCGCCTACCGCCCGAAGGGCTCGATCCTCAACACGAGCGAGCGCCCGCGCGTGACAGGCGACTACGACGCCTGGCAGCCTTGA